The nucleotide sequence CCGCAACTCCGACGGGGCGAACGCGGTCGCTCGCAGCGAGATCCTGCCGCCACCCGTGCACGCGCTCGACGAACCCGCGGTCGGTCACGAACCCGGCCAGAAGCGCCGAGGCACCGATCGCCGCCCCGCCGGTGGCGACGTAGAGCCACCGCGGTATCGCCAATCCGCCCTGCGATGCCTCCGACAGCCCCACGGCGGCGTTGCTCGCGGCGACGCCCCGCGCGAGAAGGAGCGCGCCGACGAGGGCGAGCCCCAGCGTCGCGGCTCTGGCGGTCCATCGGGTCGCCGCGCCGCGGGAGGGTCCGTCACGAGGCATAGAACACGTAGAGAAAGAGGAATCCGAAGTACAACAGCACGAGGATTCCGAGCGCGCGGAGGCGGAACGAGCGGATCGCGCGTTCCTCGGCGGCGTAGACCTCGCGGTAGGCGTCGCGCTCAGCCTCGTCGAGCGCGCTCGGGTGGGTGACGCCGCGGTGTAAGTTCAGTAAGTCCTCGGTGTAGAACCGACGGCCGCAGTCCTCGCAGGCGTAGTCGGCTCGCTCGGGGCGGTCCGCAACGGTTTCGGTGGAGTGAGTTTCCGTCATTGGTTCCGTCGTCAGCGTGGTCGGAGTCGTCGTCAGGGTGATCGAAACCACCGTCAGGGTACCGTGACGCTCGCGCGTTCGTCCCTCGTGCGTCCCTACGTCCACGGCACCGAACGCTGCTGCAACTCGCCCGCCAGCGGGCGTCCCATCGCGTCGGCCGGGTCCTCGCAGTGTTCGAGTGCCCACATCAGCTTCACCTTCGCCGTGCCCGGGAGCGTGTCGCCGGTCTCGACGACCCCGGCGTCGATGAGGTCGCGACCGGTGTCGTAGACGCGGTCGCAGACGCGGCCCTCCAGACACTGACTCGTCATCGCGACGACGACGCCGTCGTCGACGAGACCTTTGAGCACCGGGATCAGATCGGTGTGGACGTGCCCGAGACCGGTCCCCTCGACGATCAGCCCGTCGAGGTCGGCCTCTCGGAGCGTCGCCGCGTAGCGGTCGACGTCCAGTCCGGGCGTGAACTTCAGGAGGTCGACGCTCTCGTTCAACTCCGTGCTCACGTCGAGGTCGACGGCGTCGCGCTCGGCGTATTCGCGATGGAACTCGACGGTTTCGGCGTCGTAGTCTACTTCCCCCAGCGGCTCCGCGCCGACCGTCTCGAAGGCGTCGCGTCGGGAGGTGTGGTTCTTGCGGACGCGCGTGCCGCGGTGGAGCGCGCAGACGTCGTCGGACGTGGAGCCGTGCATACAGACGAGCACCTCGGCGGCGTCGGCCATCGCGGCCTCGACGGCGCAGACCGCGTTCATCACGTTGTCCGAGGAGGGGCGATCCGCCGAGCGCTGGCTGCCGGTGAAGACGATCGGAACGGGCGTGTCGAGCATGTACGACAGCGCCGACGCGGAGAACTGCATCGTGTCGGTGCCGTGCATCACGACGACGCCGTCGGCACCGGCGCGGATCTCCTCGGCGACGGCCTCGGCGAGCTCTTTCCAGACCGCGGGTGTCATGTTCTCCGAGAGGATGTTCGTGACGACGCGGCCGCGGTAGTTGGCCCGGCCCGCGAGGTCGGGGACGGCGCGCAGCACGTCCTCGGCGTCGAACTGCGCTGTCACCGCGCCGGTGCGGTAGTCGACCGTCGAGGCGATGGTGCCGCCGGTCGAGATGAGTGAGACCGTCGGCAGGTCGTCGTCGAAGGCGATCTCGCTTTCTTCCGATTCCGACTGTGCGGCTTCGACGTCGTAGACGTTCGATTCGACGACGTCCACGTCGGCGTCTTCGCGCGCGATCCCCACGTTGTACCCGCCGTCGAGCTTGACGACGAGGTGTTCCGGCGTCGAGGAGGGCATCAGGACGCCCTCGTTCGTGACGCCCGCGCGTTCGACGCGGACGCGGTCTCCGGCGTTCATACCCGTCGATACCGGGGGCGCGGACTTGAATCCATTCGTTCGCACCGGCGCGTTCACGACGCAACGAGAAAGGTGGATATAGGGTGCCGCAGATGAAACGTCCCGCAGAGACAGATGTTCGAGCGAATCTTACTGCCGACCGACGGAACTGACTCGATGGACGCGGTCGTCGAGACCGCGGCCGACATCGCGGAGCGACGCGGGGCCGAGGTGCACGTTCTCTACGTCATCGACGATCGGGCGTTCCTCACGCTCGAAGAGCAGATGAAGACCGACGTGCTCACCGAACTCGAAGTCGAGGGCGAAGCCGCGACCGACCGCGCCGCCGCGCGCCTGCGGGACGCCGGACTCGAAGTCACGACCGCGATCCGCGAGGGCGACCCGGCCGACGAGATCCTCGCGTACGCGGATGTCGTCGGGGCGGACCTCATCACGATGGGCACCCGACGGGGCGACTACGCGAAGAATATGATGGGCAGCGTCTCACAGGAAGTCGTCGCGCGCTCGGCGGTACCCGTTCTCACGACGAATCTCGTCGCCGAGGAGTGACGCGCTCTCCGCCGGCCAACGACGCCCTCGCCGACACGAAATAACGCGTTCCACTCGTTGCTGCACACGTCGCTCCGTCGGTGACTCACTCGTCGGGATCGAACTCCAACGCCAGCGAGTTGATGCAGTAGCGCTTGCCGGTCGGCTCCGGGCCGTCGTCGAAGACGTGTCCGAGGTGGCCGCCGCAGTTCCGACAGCGCACCTCGATCCGCCGCATCCCGTGTCGGGTATCCGTTTTCGTCTCGATGGCGTCCTCGTCGGCGTCGAAGAACGAGGGCCACCCCGAGTTCGAGTCGAACTTCGTGTCGCTGTCGAACAGCGCCGCACCGCAGCCCGCACAGCGGAACGTCCCCTCGTCGTCGACGTCGAGGTACTCGCCGCTGAACTTCGGCTCCGTCCCGCGCTCTCGCAGGATCTCGTACTGCTCGTCGGTGAGTCGCTCGCGCCACGCCGCCTCGGAGTCAGGTAGGTCTTCAGTCGTCTCGTTCGCCATACTTGCTCTTGGGCTCGGAGCGTGAAGAACCTCGCCCCGTGGATTCCCAACGCCTTTCGAGTCCGACGTTCGCTTCGACGCCCCTCACTCGTCGTCGCGTTTGAGAAACGACGGCAGCCGGAGCCGTTCGAGCTCGTCGATATCGTAACCGTCGAGCACCGACGGCTGTTCGACCGCCTCCGGGAGGTCGCGCGAGCCGCGGTCCGCCTGCAGCGACTCCGGAGACGGTGCCGTCGAATCGCCGGCTTCGACGAGTTCCTCCCACGTCTCCTCGTCGCTGTCGTGCAGCGGCCGGACGTCCTGCACCTTCCGCTTT is from Halobellus sp. LT62 and encodes:
- the msrB gene encoding peptide-methionine (R)-S-oxide reductase MsrB yields the protein MANETTEDLPDSEAAWRERLTDEQYEILRERGTEPKFSGEYLDVDDEGTFRCAGCGAALFDSDTKFDSNSGWPSFFDADEDAIETKTDTRHGMRRIEVRCRNCGGHLGHVFDDGPEPTGKRYCINSLALEFDPDE
- a CDS encoding universal stress protein — its product is MFERILLPTDGTDSMDAVVETAADIAERRGAEVHVLYVIDDRAFLTLEEQMKTDVLTELEVEGEAATDRAAARLRDAGLEVTTAIREGDPADEILAYADVVGADLITMGTRRGDYAKNMMGSVSQEVVARSAVPVLTTNLVAEE
- the gatD gene encoding Glu-tRNA(Gln) amidotransferase subunit GatD; the encoded protein is MNAGDRVRVERAGVTNEGVLMPSSTPEHLVVKLDGGYNVGIAREDADVDVVESNVYDVEAAQSESEESEIAFDDDLPTVSLISTGGTIASTVDYRTGAVTAQFDAEDVLRAVPDLAGRANYRGRVVTNILSENMTPAVWKELAEAVAEEIRAGADGVVVMHGTDTMQFSASALSYMLDTPVPIVFTGSQRSADRPSSDNVMNAVCAVEAAMADAAEVLVCMHGSTSDDVCALHRGTRVRKNHTSRRDAFETVGAEPLGEVDYDAETVEFHREYAERDAVDLDVSTELNESVDLLKFTPGLDVDRYAATLREADLDGLIVEGTGLGHVHTDLIPVLKGLVDDGVVVAMTSQCLEGRVCDRVYDTGRDLIDAGVVETGDTLPGTAKVKLMWALEHCEDPADAMGRPLAGELQQRSVPWT
- a CDS encoding DNA-binding protein — its product is MTETHSTETVADRPERADYACEDCGRRFYTEDLLNLHRGVTHPSALDEAERDAYREVYAAEERAIRSFRLRALGILVLLYFGFLFLYVFYAS